From the genome of Lotus japonicus ecotype B-129 chromosome 6, LjGifu_v1.2, one region includes:
- the LOC130722537 gene encoding protein TRANSPARENT TESTA 9-like isoform X5, whose protein sequence is MEKQVVGEFVRILKLSRTISIPLQLLQTVGIMIQNLESEHAIYYMFSNEHMNYLITHSFDFRNEELLSYYISFLRAISGKLNKNTISLLVKTCNDEVVSFPLYVEAIRFAFHEESMVRTAVRAVTLNVYHVGDDSVNRYITSAPHTDYFSNLVSFFRKQCINLNKLVYETLKNPVPDSTSTIISAVDEIEDNLYYFSDVISAGIPDVGRLITDSILMLLIFPILLPSLRIVAFNDMQSGVVTSLYLLCCILKIVKIKDLANTVVAALIYPLKSFTKCSGGNINGYASESQGQEDDNLDKCCSSGFHPQSLITRNNCSSSNMALREVLLAYVTNGDDLQVLGSLSLLATLLQTKELDESMLDGLGILPQRKQHKKLLLQALVGEASGEEQLFSSESSLMRDDIGCEFNVYLEKIQEQYGISFQPSGAGTSPRLARFQVLDALVSLFCRSNISAETLWNGGWLLRQLLPYSEAEFNRHHLDLLKVSYKNSASALEKEVKGFWPDVLITVLCDEWRKCKRAMESSCPPKEPKCILFPPQMFFSGEDIPEGSSFASGERMHELVKVFVLLHQLQIFTLGRALPEQPYIYPPGDLPANSRAQTSGLDLSAPKPGTEISLVNALPCRIAFERGKERHFSFLAFSVGTSGWLVLAEELPSKNSYGVVRVAAPLAGCNPRIDDKHSKWLHLRIRPSSLPFLDPAKSNTYGKLKTKAFIDGRWTLAFRNEESCKSALLMIHEEINFLSDEVHRRLKPLLNLETAVDLSSPSVRVPKDSSFQSTPPNSL, encoded by the exons ATGGAAAAACAAGTCGTGGGGGAGTTTGTACGTATTTTAAAACTTAGCAGGACTATTAGCATTCCACTTCAGCTGCTTCAAACAGTGGGCATTATGATCCAGAACCTAGAAAGTGAGCATGCTATAT ATTATATGTTTAGTAATGAACATATGAATTACCTAATTACACATTCATTCGACTTTCGCAACGAAGAGCTATTGTCATACTACATATCCTTTTTAAG AGCAATAAGCGGAAAATTGAACAAGAATACTATTTCTCTGCTTGTGAAGACTTGTAAT GATGAAGTAGTTTCATTTCCACTGTATGTTGAGGCGATACGATTCGCCTTTCATGAAGAGAGCATGGTGCGCACTGCTGTACGAGCTGTGACCCTTAATGTTTACCATG TTGGAGATGATTCTGTTAATAGATACATAACCAGTGCACCTCACACAGATTACTTCTCAAACCTGGTTTCCTTTTTTAGAAAGCAGTGCATCAATTTAAATAAACTGGTCTACGAGACTCTGAA AAATCCAGTCCCAGATTCAACCTCTACAATTATTTCTGCCGTAGATGAAATCGAAGATAACCTGTATTACTTCAGTGATGTCATCTCTGCTGGAATCCCTGATGTTGGGAGGCTAATAACAGACAGCATTCTGATGCTTCTGATTTTTCCAATACTTCTTCCTTCCCTAAGGATAGTGGCTTTTAAT GACATGCAAAGTGGTGTTGTCACTTCTCTCTACTTACTTTGCTGCATCTTGAAGATAGTGAAGATCAAAGATTTGGCAAATACCGTAGTTGCCGCTCTTATTTATCCcttaaagtcctttacaaaatGTTCTGGGGGCAACATTAATGGCTATGCATCTGAAAGCCAAGGGCAAGAGGATGATAATCTTGACAAGTGTTGTTCTTCAGGTTTTCATCCACAAAGTCTTATCACGCGAAATAATTGTAGCAGTTCGAATATGGCTTTAAG GGAAGTTTTGCTTGCATATGTTACTAACGGGGATGATTTACAAGTTTTGGGTTCTTTGAGTTTGCTTGCCACTCTGCTGCAAACTAAAG AACTTGATGAATCAATGCTAGATGGGCTTGGGATTCTTCCACAACGCAAACAGCACAAGAAACTCTTATTG CAAGCTCTGGTTGGTGAGGCTTCAGGTGAAGAGCAACTTTTTTCTTCTGAAAGTAGCTTGATGAGGGATGACATTGGTTGCGAGTTTAATGTCTATCTCGAAAAGATCCAG GAGCAGTACGGAATATCTTTCCAGCCTTCTGGTGCGGGAACGAGCCCTCGTTTAGCTAGATTTCAG GTGCTCGATGCATTAGTGAGCCTCTTTTGTCGTTCTAATATATCTGCTGAGACATTGTGGAATGGTGGTTGGCTTTTGCGCCAGTTGCTTCCTTACAGTGAGGCAGAATTCAACCGCCATCACTTGGATTTGCTGAAA GTTTCATACAAGAACTCTGCTTCTGCTCTTGAAAAGGAGGTTAAAGGTTTCTGGCCAGATGTTCTTATTACTGTTCTTTGTGATGAGTGGAGAAAGTGCAAAAGAG CAATGGAGTCTTCATGCCCTCCAAAAGAACCGAAGTGCATACTTTTTCCACCTCAAATGTTCTTTTCAGGAG AAGATATACCTGAGGGATCATCATTTGCTTCTGGAGAAAGAATGCATGAGTTGGTGAAG GTATTTGTACTACTACACCAACTTCAAATATTCACTCTAGGTAGAGCTTTGCCTGAGCAACCTTATATTTATCCTCCTGGTGATCTTCCTGCAAATTCTCGTGCCCAGACTTCTGGACTTGATCTGTCAGCCCCAAAGCCAGGCACTGAAATAAGCCTTG TTAATGCATTACCTTGTAGAATTGCTTTTGAGAGGGGAAAAGAGCGCCATTTTTCCTTTCTAGCGTTCTCTGTTGGAACATCTGGGTGGCTTGTGCTTGCAGAAGAATTGCCTTCGAAGAATTCCTATGGAGTTGTTCGGGTTGCTGCTCCGTTGGCAGGGTGCAAT cCCAGGATTGATGATAAACATTCGAAGTGGTTACACCTGCGGATCCGACCATCCTCTTTACCTTTTCTAGATCCTGCCAAGTCCAATACGTATGGGAAATTAAAGACAAAAGCTTTTATTGACGGACGATGGACGTTGGCGTTCAGGAATGAGGAGTCTTGCAAGTCTGCGTTACTCATGATTCATGAAGAGATTAATTTTCTAAGTGACGAGGTGCATAGAAGACTGAAACCTTTGCTCAACCTTGAAACCGCAGTAGATTTATCGAGCCCGTCTGTACGTGTTCCAAAGGATTCCTCTTTCCAATCAACACCTCCCAATTCATTGTAA